GTTGTCAATGCTGCTCATATTTGTCTACTAGCTGCATATATTAAAGGGAAATAACACAATTTAGAAGTTATGTcacaaaataaatgttaattaaACCTCAAGCCAATTGATATCAATCCTAGTAAAGTACTaatgtaaattaattataattaatatagaATTTTAATAAATGTACTTACAATCTCAACAATCAGGTGCTGACACTCATCATTGCCACTTGGATTTTGTCAATTGTGCACTTCATTAAAGTGCACAACGAGGACACTAAGCTAGGAGCTAGTGGTGTTGGAGTTGCTTCAACCAATATTTGATATGCAAGTGTACCAAGACACCCTCCTTGTCCATCATCATTTATGGGCCCGCCGCTCAGCCTAGACCCATCAGGAATAATGGCAAAGCCTGAGGGCAATAGGTTACCATAATCTAGATCTGAGCCACTCAAGACTAAATTCATGGTACTAAGTTCAACAGGAGAATATACCACATATGAGCCTATAGAGTCAGTGTAGGTCTCTTGAACTATGGTCTTGTTGCTTTGGCTGGAACTTGCACTCTAAAATGTCATTTACCAAAAAGGTTGTTAgtttatctatttttatgtgATATATATAATCTTGGATGTGCCAAATGCTAAACTAAAACACCAACTTACATTTGTATGAAGTAAAGAGATAAACTTTCCAGGATCAATACCACTTTCTGTGTGTGCTAGTTCTTGAACTAGAAAACCTTTGGTGAGAATATCCCACTGCAAagtgaacaatttttttaaagtttaaTGGATAAAGTATAGAAACCAAATAAATGCTAAGAATCAACCACACATTTTAAATTTCTCTAACTGCTACTATCATGCCAACATTAGTGGAACTGCTTTACATACCGGGTTCCTCGAGTTTTCATTTTGAAGAAAATCAAAGAGTCTTTTGGAAGGAACTGGAAGCGAGAAAGAAGTTGCAACACTGATGACAACACCAATAAGTGCGCCTGATGCATCAATTTGGTTTCTGGTCATCACCCTCACATCATCAACACCAGTGGGGGTTGTCTGGACTGTCCAAACATGAGGTGGTGGGGAAGCACAAACATAGTTGCAATAGCTCTGCATAATTTTCTCTGCTAACTTCATCaaggtttttctttctttagaaGCTATTCCTGTTTCATATGCATATAATTAAGGATTGAAATTCATAATTAAGTGTAATAATTTATTAAACTTTGATCTAACAAGATCTTGATAATATGTGgaacacaaaaaaaaagagaaaaattaaaTGACATATACCATTAATTTGTGGTATGATAGTGTTCTTTGTGAAAGCAAGACGTTCACAATATCTATCTAAGTTTTTTATCCATCGCTTAGCTCCAAAGGCAAAACCAGAATTAAATAGATGTTTGACGATATCATGCACTTCTCTGTCTTCAACTTCTACATGTTCAATCCATGTAACCTAAAGAAAACAGCTAATTGATTTCAATAAATTTAGTTTAGTTGAAGATTGATTACAAACAATGCAATGGACCATTAAAGAAATTATTTCATTTGTAATAACACCTTTGATAAACCATTTGGAAATTCTTGAATCATACAACCAGAGGGTCGTCTTCTGCATCTTGTGGCGGCACCAGGTCGCATATCGTCTAAGGAAATATCAACCACAACCCATGCCCCATCAGGGCGATGCTTACAATACCTTAAAAAATAAGTATCACGAGCAGGAACAAGATGCGAGAGCGTCTGGAACTCTGCTGatatctgaaaaaaaaaattcttatgtGAAACACCATGTTTAAAACTACTTCTACAGTTGATTATGaattcataatcaattctaggGAGAGGCTCgggtttcaaaattgattccAAAAAAAGGATATAAATCGAAAGATGTTATTAATCAATTCTTGTGAGAGGTGAAGAACGAAAAAAAGGGGTTCATACCGCTTGCAAGGCTCCATCATAGTCTCCTGCCACTCCAGTCGATATGATTTCTGTTGTCCTTGCACTTGAAACAATACCAGGAAACACATTTGACCATTGATTCTGAAAATTGTTGTCAATACAaatgtaaatatatataattgcgATAATTAATTATTGGGAACTTTAAATAATACTCACCACATCCATAAGGATCTCAATAAGGTTATTACGATTCATGATGACCATCATGGATTCCCTTGAGCCTTCAGATCTGAACCCCATGCGTGTTCGACTTAGTCCTGCATGGAAAGCCTTAACATACTCTTGTTGGTTTAGAATATCACCATTCATTTCGGGGATCCATAGAGGTGGTCCACTGTTAGCCATATTAGTAAATTCGTCCATAGCTCCAACCACAAGCTCCATAATTAAGGATTTTTCAGATTCGGTAAACGGAGTTGTGATAATTGATCTTTTAGGGTCGCTGCTGCCACCATGCACTTGCATTGCCATGCTTGGTTGCAGAACATAGTTGACAACATCAGACGAGCGCGAGGATATTGGAGTGTGAAGTCGCAGTGGAAGGTTAGAGAAGGAAGTCGTTGATGATTGTTTTGCAATTCTTGCTGTCATTTCTCTTAACTTTTTAATCTGAAAGTAaaacaaagaaaggaaaatagAAAGACATTAGTTTAGTTCAAccaagaagagagagatatatatatatatagagagagataATTATTTACATGATGTTGTGTTTATGATAACAATTATTGTACCTTTTCTTTCAATAGAGCATTTTCAAGCCTCAAATGCTTCTCTTCAAAGGACATTTCACCAACAGAAGATGAGCCTCCACAACGAAAGTGCTTAGCATTCCTCAGTGCTTCCTTGTACTGTAGGTTCTCAGCACGAAGCTTTTCATTCTTAGCCATCAAAAAGGCGTTTTCATGAAGTTCCAACATATACTACATGTATGTATACACAACCAAATAATCATTACATAATAATAGGGCAAATTAATAGTATTtcattttgaaaaaatataGGAATACAACCTCGTTGGATGTTTACACTCCACCTAGGagaaaagataagagatgaaacTATCTTGGAGGAAATGAGAAataatagtttattttgttGACAACAAAAGAAACTTTATTAAGAGAAGAAAAAGCACAAGGGAACACCCCTCCCATGTCATAGGTAAACAATCCAAATGTAATACCTGTAGGGCAAAGTCCATGCTTAGTATAGGTTGGGTGTCATCACCGGAAGTAGGAGGAGGTTGGGTTTCGTCAACGGAAGGTGGAGCTTCTTCCTCAATATGGAGTGTTGCAACAACATGTTGTTGATTACCATCGTTGTTACCTCCATTGTCACCCTGTGATGAGGCATGTGGTGTCTGCTGCAAAGAGGACACATCATGCTCGGCTTGTTGAGTTTCAAAGTTCAACAATATTGACATGATTCTTTGTGCTTTCACAAAAAAGTCTATTGGACAATCTGCTAAAACACAGTAAGAAAATCACCAATGTAAATGAAAACAATTTATAAGATAGAATGGtagtaatttcttttttttattaaaaatatatatcacGCGTGTTTAGTTTAACGATGGTCTCACCAGAAACTATAAAATGTAGCTTCTTGAGTTACTGTGCTTTTAACAATGACACATATACGTGACGGGAGAagatcaaaatatatatatatatatatatatatatatatatatatatatatatatatatatgttgttgacTTGAACCAATATTCAaaactatttaatatattaatatttaaatgaaagatagtaaaatatttataaaagtaataatatatatatatatagaaactTAGTTAAACAAGAATTAAATACcatatttaatataataatataaaaatattatacagaaatataataaaatgtATATATAAGTAATCCAtgtctatctatatctataattatataagtaaaattgacttgaacaAATATTAAAGGCTATAATTAatgtaataatatataaatattgtaaagaaaaataataaaatatttataaaattaatatatttatatataagttAATTTGACTTGAATGATAATTAAATActatatttaatataataatatgtAATTGACTTGAAAAAGTATTAACGACTACATTTAATGTAATAATACATCAATATTATAAagcaataaatattataaaaaatagaataatatATAAGTCAAATTGACTGAGTATGTATTAAATGTTATGTTTAATATAcaaatctatatctatctattttttttgaaagcaaatgaGAATTATAATAATCAGAGTCGAGAAACATGTCATCTCGACAATGGACGATACAACACAGATACGAAAAAGAAAACAACGAGCTACGAACCCTAGGAAAAGAAACAGACgactgatgaccctagtttagtagtgtttttagggtcatttcctaGTTTGTTtcgagtctttttgttgagtctcatgtagtgtttcatgcattatcatgcatttttatctttctttgtgttttttttttgtatttttgtagttttataaggacctttcgtgcattttgattagctagaggacttgcatatcttttctattttaattgaaGGTTCTCCTTGCTAATGAACTCTTTGAAGCTTCTAGATATCTCTTTTACTTTGTGCCTAAGTtaccaggtctgaaactgatggatgaggaaggccaagaagcttggaattgaaggagggcttaaagaggcttgaagaggagttacaaggAGCTGAAAAGTCTGTTCCAGcgaagcttgagcgcctaggcgctgggaattggcgcctaggcgctagtgcaatttcctgaagcttttggaattggcgcctaggcgttgGGAATTGGCGCTTAGGCTCCAGAcacctccagagagcatgtttctgggctggaattggcgctcaggcgctctgaattggcgcctgagcgtcCAGACTCGCATGTTTtacctataaattggtttttagacatttctcttggaaccttttgtcattttatcatattttcataagttagaagagagggtttgagttctggagcttgaggagctttctctaagccctatgttccaggttttattcttcttttcttgtatggattctatagccatgcttggctaaaccccttttgctttgggttctttgtaagacttatgatgttttaatcttaattcctatttctattcatgaatcctctgagtaaacccttgaatcctaTATCcgtgctttatgtttcaagttagaacatgtgctagctttatgcttttctataatataacggaagtttgttatagattagggacttgttgtgggattacctcttctatacttgctactaggaatagaggaagggttggggtttgttggcctgaattgcatgcttaatgcctttagcaaatgtttaggttatcaaggaattgtgcttatcttttggcttgagaggattgtctatgcgaggcatcgatagatgattgattaggctagaacatcaaggagagactcagagttttgtggatagaataggttgattagaactgaattagtcaagcaagaacccaaggcattttcaccattgttcttcacacacttatattccaattgcttgttaattaatcaccaaaacaatcaacctttaaaactgaattttactcgctttactaccgtgaactcgaggcttaaactgaattctcataccaattccctgtggttcgataaattaaaatcgggtagattctgtacacttgcagattgaccaataACGACAGTAAAATCTGAAACAAAGCCACAACTCCCATGCAAAAACCagcaatgaaaaaataaaactacCAGGTGAA
This portion of the Lotus japonicus ecotype B-129 chromosome 3, LjGifu_v1.2 genome encodes:
- the LOC130744026 gene encoding homeobox-leucine zipper protein PROTODERMAL FACTOR 2-like — translated: MRRQKKKVFEHLISQDMQSSTLSVGPLASVDSGVVTIVGSIECVVERAANVWKVDCPIDFFVKAQRIMSILLNFETQQAEHDVSSLQQTPHASSQGDNGGNNDGNQQHVVATLHIEEEAPPSVDETQPPPTSGDDTQPILSMDFALQYMLELHENAFLMAKNEKLRAENLQYKEALRNAKHFRCGGSSSVGEMSFEEKHLRLENALLKEKIKKLREMTARIAKQSSTTSFSNLPLRLHTPISSRSSDVVNYVLQPSMAMQVHGGSSDPKRSIITTPFTESEKSLIMELVVGAMDEFTNMANSGPPLWIPEMNGDILNQQEYVKAFHAGLSRTRMGFRSEGSRESMMVIMNRNNLIEILMDVNQWSNVFPGIVSSARTTEIISTGVAGDYDGALQAISAEFQTLSHLVPARDTYFLRYCKHRPDGAWVVVDISLDDMRPGAATRCRRRPSGCMIQEFPNGLSKVTWIEHVEVEDREVHDIVKHLFNSGFAFGAKRWIKNLDRYCERLAFTKNTIIPQINGIASKERKTLMKLAEKIMQSYCNYVCASPPPHVWTVQTTPTGVDDVRVMTRNQIDASGALIGVVISVATSFSLPVPSKRLFDFLQNENSRNPWDILTKGFLVQELAHTESGIDPGKFISLLHTNSASSSQSNKTIVQETYTDSIGSYVVYSPVELSTMNLVLSGSDLDYGNLLPSGFAIIPDGSRLSGGPINDDGQGGCLGTLAYQILVEATPTPLAPSLVSSLCTLMKCTIDKIQVAMMSVST